From Ignisphaera aggregans DSM 17230, the proteins below share one genomic window:
- a CDS encoding von Willebrand factor type A (COGs: COG2425 Uncharacterized protein containing a von Willebrand factor type A (vWA) domain~InterPro IPR002035~KEGG: sto:ST0501 hypothetical protein~PFAM: von Willebrand factor type A~SMART: von Willebrand factor type A~SPTR: Q975B2 Putative uncharacterized protein ST0501~PFAM: von Willebrand factor type A domain) codes for MPGVLKNIDYQDPFTRYKGQKIIDNIKKFKHGLEYSIDLAIDIYYSLYLPFPRILEPSALPIGAEKHYEIIKTLLVDEEAKALRHYTVADSFASVAIGTLFLINLSEEMDKSNINQQSSGEGKSQGAAKREQSEENQGEGSLSQDLNNVIKNAIRKTLDKAETIKEVESLVYGQRAGIGHTLNLDDDVSTVLRLVRNTDIKNILALLAKILDIKAFAKRKRVRYQRGEIEGYFMGFDVERIVPTELAYPSIYLYAKISEGNILLYDKILYMSLGPIYVLLDKSGSMDGNKILWAKATALALFMKSRIERRPYYIRFFDSEPYDLIKVKSGAKPSEVMKLIEYIAMVRNGGGTDISKAIITACNDILRNEVVRDVSDIIIITDGEDRIAKSLVRKSLQHAKAKLISVMVMGENDDLKQISSKYLKVVKLTEKDAISVIESTGHE; via the coding sequence GTGCCAGGTGTATTAAAGAATATAGACTATCAGGATCCTTTCACTAGATATAAAGGGCAAAAAATAATAGATAATATTAAGAAGTTTAAACATGGACTTGAATATTCTATAGACTTAGCTATTGATATATATTATTCCCTATATCTACCATTTCCCAGAATATTAGAGCCATCAGCACTTCCTATAGGTGCTGAAAAACACTATGAAATTATAAAGACATTATTAGTAGATGAAGAAGCAAAAGCCTTGAGACACTATACTGTTGCTGACAGCTTTGCCTCTGTAGCTATAGGTACATTATTTCTTATTAATCTTAGTGAAGAAATGGATAAAAGCAATATTAATCAACAATCTAGTGGTGAGGGAAAAAGCCAGGGGGCGGCAAAGAGGGAACAAAGTGAAGAGAATCAGGGAGAAGGATCTCTATCACAAGATCTTAATAATGTGATAAAAAATGCTATTAGAAAAACTCTAGACAAAGCTGAGACAATTAAAGAGGTGGAAAGTCTAGTATATGGGCAAAGGGCAGGTATTGGACATACACTAAACCTTGATGACGATGTATCTACAGTTCTAAGACTAGTTAGGAATACGGATATCAAAAACATCTTAGCATTATTAGCAAAGATACTCGATATAAAGGCTTTTGCAAAAAGAAAAAGAGTTAGGTATCAGCGTGGTGAAATTGAAGGATATTTTATGGGTTTTGATGTTGAGAGAATTGTTCCTACAGAACTTGCATATCCAAGTATATATCTATATGCGAAGATTTCTGAAGGTAATATCCTTCTATATGATAAGATACTCTATATGTCTCTAGGACCTATATATGTATTGCTAGATAAATCTGGGAGTATGGATGGAAACAAAATTTTATGGGCAAAGGCAACAGCTTTAGCATTATTTATGAAGAGTAGGATTGAAAGAAGACCTTATTACATTAGATTTTTTGACTCTGAACCATATGATTTAATAAAAGTAAAGAGTGGTGCAAAGCCATCAGAGGTTATGAAACTGATTGAATATATAGCTATGGTTAGAAATGGTGGTGGAACAGACATCTCTAAGGCAATAATTACAGCATGTAACGATATTCTAAGAAACGAGGTTGTTAGAGATGTAAGTGATATTATTATAATAACTGATGGCGAAGATAGAATTGCTAAAAGTTTAGTAAGAAAATCTTTACAGCATGCTAAAGCAAAACTAATCTCTGTTATGGTTATGGGAGAAAATGATGATTTGAAACAGATAAGCAGTAAATATCTAAAGGTTGTAAAGCTTACAGAGAAAGACGCAATCTCCGTTATAGAGAGTACAGGACATGAATAG
- a CDS encoding pyruvate kinase (COGs: COG0469 Pyruvate kinase~InterPro IPR015793:IPR015794:IPR018209:IPR001697~KEGG: hbu:Hbut_0985 pyruvate kinase~PFAM: Pyruvate kinase barrel; Pyruvate kinase alpha/beta~PRIAM: Pyruvate kinase~SPTR: A2BLH1 Pyruvate kinase~TIGRFAM: pyruvate kinase~PFAM: Pyruvate kinase, barrel domain; Pyruvate kinase, alpha/beta domain~TIGRFAM: pyruvate kinase) yields the protein MFVKIIASIGPSSGNIETICNMVKEGVRGFRINFAHGDQSEWKKYVEAVREVEAKLGKPIALIGDLEGPSLRLGKISKPIVLQKGEHIKIIYGNEVSDSNEKNVPMPIPKFFEYIDVGDILIMDDGRTRLRIVDKGADSVEAIALTDSVITSRKAIAIQGKELDLPALSDRDINSIKFAIENDFDYIGLSYVRTAEDIDLLRDILRRAGREDIGIISKIETKSAIRNLSSILEKSDIILVARGDLGMNFGLEEIHYHQRYIVEKALENRKPVIVATQLLESMTEKPVPTRAEVVDVSVAVEMGVDALMLTGETAVGKFPVEAVSWLNRIVVFVERHIMPKIIDRVSNKAREHLETIQLKFAKGVLELAEDLSAKLFVFSIHGNTARRIAALKPKIPVYVASQNIKVLRKLSILWGLSPFHINANSYEEGLQNMLSKAMDLKLISYGDLVVLTYGLKEPRQKVEILRIMS from the coding sequence ATGTTTGTTAAGATTATAGCTTCCATAGGCCCATCTAGTGGTAATATTGAAACTATCTGCAATATGGTTAAGGAGGGTGTCCGTGGCTTTAGGATAAACTTTGCTCATGGCGATCAGAGTGAGTGGAAGAAATATGTAGAAGCTGTTAGAGAGGTTGAAGCAAAGCTTGGAAAACCAATTGCATTAATAGGCGATTTAGAAGGGCCTTCACTTAGATTGGGAAAAATATCTAAGCCTATAGTGCTTCAAAAGGGTGAACATATAAAGATTATTTATGGTAATGAGGTATCGGATTCTAATGAGAAGAATGTTCCAATGCCAATTCCAAAATTCTTTGAGTATATAGATGTTGGAGATATTTTGATTATGGATGATGGAAGAACAAGGCTTAGGATTGTTGATAAGGGAGCTGATAGTGTAGAGGCTATAGCTCTTACAGATTCTGTTATAACCTCTAGAAAGGCTATAGCGATACAAGGTAAGGAATTAGATTTGCCTGCTTTAAGCGATAGAGATATTAATAGTATTAAGTTTGCGATAGAGAATGACTTTGATTATATAGGTCTTAGCTATGTTAGAACAGCCGAAGATATAGATCTGCTAAGAGATATCCTTAGGAGGGCTGGTAGAGAGGATATAGGTATTATATCTAAAATTGAGACTAAGAGTGCTATAAGAAATCTTAGTTCAATTCTAGAGAAGAGCGATATTATATTAGTAGCTCGAGGAGATCTGGGAATGAATTTTGGTCTAGAGGAGATACACTATCACCAAAGATATATTGTTGAAAAAGCTTTAGAGAATAGAAAACCCGTTATTGTAGCAACACAGCTGTTAGAGTCAATGACAGAGAAGCCTGTTCCTACAAGAGCTGAGGTTGTAGATGTTAGTGTAGCTGTTGAGATGGGTGTAGATGCATTAATGCTTACTGGTGAAACTGCTGTAGGAAAGTTCCCTGTAGAGGCTGTATCATGGCTTAATAGAATAGTTGTTTTTGTAGAGCGGCACATAATGCCGAAAATCATTGATAGAGTATCTAATAAAGCAAGAGAGCATCTCGAGACAATACAGTTGAAGTTTGCTAAAGGTGTTTTAGAACTAGCTGAAGATCTCAGTGCTAAGCTCTTTGTATTTAGCATACATGGAAATACTGCTAGAAGAATAGCCGCCCTTAAACCAAAGATACCTGTATATGTAGCCTCGCAAAACATCAAGGTGCTAAGAAAACTATCTATACTATGGGGATTATCACCATTTCATATAAATGCAAATAGCTATGAGGAAGGCTTACAAAACATGTTATCTAAGGCTATGGATCTTAAGCTCATCAGCTATGGAGACTTAGTGGTACTTACCTATGGACTTAAAGAGCCTAGACAAAAAGTTGAAATTCTACGAATAATGAGTTAA
- a CDS encoding hypothetical protein (KEGG: smr:Smar_0304 hypothetical protein~SPTR: A3DLA7 Putative uncharacterized protein) — protein MSIIPEDDGIYEYISSVWQRAELRGPYVPSVDGIYLLYFRNRRCGGCKSFDKVFLRFIEDTNSRRCNVALVQCNSFFFDCESQDAADTFLFYLVFATPQVVLVVIEDGLPVYIEREIGFIDEDRLKDFVFNVDKRRREYEASLSEEEGGEGIYIDLSSKDWKSIVDKIRDELFRGRNIREVCDEHGCRIIIE, from the coding sequence ATGTCTATAATACCTGAAGATGATGGTATATACGAATATATTTCAAGTGTTTGGCAAAGAGCTGAGTTACGAGGACCTTATGTTCCTAGTGTAGATGGTATATATCTTTTGTACTTTAGGAATAGGAGATGTGGTGGTTGTAAAAGTTTTGATAAGGTATTCCTAAGATTTATTGAGGATACGAATTCTAGGAGATGTAATGTGGCATTGGTACAATGCAATAGTTTCTTCTTTGATTGCGAATCTCAGGATGCTGCTGATACATTTCTCTTCTATCTTGTTTTTGCAACTCCACAGGTTGTTTTAGTTGTTATTGAAGATGGATTGCCTGTCTATATTGAGAGGGAAATCGGTTTTATTGATGAAGATAGGCTAAAGGATTTTGTATTTAATGTAGATAAGCGTAGGAGAGAGTATGAGGCATCACTAAGTGAGGAGGAAGGTGGAGAGGGTATATATATAGATTTAAGCTCTAAGGATTGGAAATCCATTGTTGATAAGATTAGAGATGAGTTATTTAGAGGTAGGAACATACGTGAGGTATGTGATGAACATGGATGTAGAATTATAATAGAATAG